The Prosthecobacter algae genome has a segment encoding these proteins:
- a CDS encoding M48 family metallopeptidase, translating into MAPSFDGDGRRGIGCHPRIILALLIMGGTLAYHYLGTTEYENEFTGRTQRLAFATAEEEIALGLQSAPLMIRQMGGQSRDMQAQALVDRVGAKLVQSTLARQTPYRFEFHLLADRETVNAFALPGGQIFITEALFRLFKNEDQLAGVLGHEIGHVVGRHSNEQMATSKLWQGLAQGAGVLLSDGQGNTGAQIAGMVANMRVMKYGRDDELESDSLGVRFLIEAGYNPEAMIGVMEILAKSSKGSSQPEFMSTHPAPENRVERIREAIAKYRK; encoded by the coding sequence ATGGCCCCTTCGTTTGATGGTGATGGGCGGCGTGGCATCGGCTGCCATCCACGCATCATCCTCGCCCTTCTCATCATGGGCGGTACCCTGGCTTATCACTACCTGGGCACCACCGAATACGAAAACGAATTCACTGGCCGTACCCAGCGCCTAGCCTTTGCCACAGCCGAAGAAGAAATCGCCCTGGGACTGCAATCCGCCCCGCTGATGATCCGGCAGATGGGCGGCCAGTCACGCGACATGCAGGCCCAGGCCCTGGTGGACCGCGTGGGGGCCAAGCTGGTGCAGAGCACGCTCGCAAGACAGACCCCATACCGCTTTGAATTTCACCTCCTCGCGGACCGTGAAACCGTCAATGCCTTTGCCCTCCCCGGTGGCCAAATCTTCATCACGGAAGCCTTGTTCCGCTTGTTTAAAAATGAGGACCAGCTCGCCGGAGTCCTGGGCCATGAGATCGGCCATGTTGTGGGCCGCCATTCCAATGAGCAGATGGCCACCAGCAAACTCTGGCAGGGACTGGCCCAGGGAGCTGGCGTACTGCTTTCCGATGGGCAAGGCAACACGGGGGCGCAGATCGCAGGCATGGTCGCCAACATGCGTGTCATGAAATACGGCCGTGATGATGAACTGGAGTCCGACTCCCTTGGCGTGCGTTTTCTCATCGAAGCCGGGTACAATCCAGAGGCCATGATCGGCGTGATGGAGATCCTGGCCAAGTCGTCCAAAGGCAGCAGCCAACCTGAATTCATGAGTACCCACCCGGCCCCGGAAAACCGCGTGGAACGCATCCGCGAGGCCATCGCCAAATACCGCAAGTGA
- a CDS encoding DJ-1 family glyoxalase III, translating into MSKRVLCLLADGFEEIETITPVDLLRRAGAEVVMAALGESMHVTGRSGIVIHADALLANLEADSFDLLFIPGGPAVKSLRADGRPAALARHFLTAGKTVAAICAAPLVLHDAGLLEGRRYTAHDSTYAELTRAEPAQAVIEDGQIITSRGAGTALPFGLSLITRLYDEATAAQVAAAVMA; encoded by the coding sequence ATGTCCAAGCGCGTCCTCTGCCTGTTGGCCGACGGTTTTGAAGAAATCGAAACCATCACTCCTGTGGACCTCCTGCGCCGCGCCGGGGCGGAGGTCGTCATGGCGGCCCTGGGCGAGAGCATGCACGTCACAGGTCGCAGCGGCATCGTGATCCATGCGGATGCCCTTCTGGCCAACCTGGAGGCAGACTCCTTTGATCTTCTTTTCATCCCCGGTGGTCCTGCCGTGAAAAGCCTGCGCGCAGACGGTCGTCCGGCAGCGCTAGCCCGGCATTTCCTCACCGCCGGGAAAACCGTGGCCGCCATCTGTGCCGCCCCGCTGGTCTTGCACGATGCTGGCCTCCTGGAAGGACGCCGCTACACCGCCCACGACTCTACCTATGCTGAGCTGACACGGGCGGAGCCTGCCCAGGCCGTGATCGAGGATGGCCAGATCATCACCTCACGCGGCGCAGGCACCGCCCTTCCTTTCGGCCTCAGTCTGATCACCCGCCTCTACGATGAAGCCACAGCCGCCCAAGTGGCTGCGGCGGTGATGGCCTAA